The Choristoneura fumiferana chromosome Z, NRCan_CFum_1, whole genome shotgun sequence DNA window cgagtagagcgagtaatcgcccgtcgtgctcgaacattcgcttttcactgctcgcccactcgtttctagttactcgctctgctcgcttctcgctcatcgtcggcggtgggacaagtgccttagggTGGTagccacatatttggctgatggtacataaaatATCATAATAAATAGTGAGGGGGAAATTAAGTCGTGTCGTCACTGTCTTAAGTGTTGCGTTTTTGACGCAAGACGCTTAAATATGTCGAGGGCTTTGTATACAAAATTGTAGTAAATTTTAATCCGTTTTCTATTGTTTTGTTGTAGTTTATTAAAGCGATTAAAGCCATTAATGTGTATATTTTTGATGTTGTAATTGAAAGAATCGACCCTGacgtatttataaatatgtataataaataatataaacgttaCTATGGCCTATCAAGTCAAAGTATCTGTAGACAAATACAGATTCTAGAAACGCGTGCTACTGCATACCGTAGCGCTACCGATTTTACGGCGATCTTGCAGACGTTCATAGAATGTGGTCAAAAACGCGAAGCGATTGACGCGTCAGCGTATTTTCGTATCGGTGcgaaaaattgataaaaaagttCGACtaccgaatgagggctatcgcgtatgaattcgccactagaggcgctagtgtagcgtgaggtctccgaaatgtcaaatctcatagtttttgggtgagctacgcggatttatttgaaattagaataattttgtgaatattttgcagtatctgaaattaattatggcaaatatgcgttccggggcaatgaatgtctgtgttttgagacagttttgtctttcggaaacctttgtcctcctttttttccgatcaaaacggggactatgcaacactgtggtatgctcgatatttttatggcacggttttaaggtgtattaaatatgattttaatctaaactttgttttcacgcccgtaataacagactttgaaagccatacttaaaaacctcacgcaacagtgcgccatctactgtgacaaaaaaacgatagccctcattgctggATTAAATGACGATATCGAACTGCAATCGCCATGTCATGGATAATTATGACGCCTGTAATattgtaataagtatatttatacatatagtaCTAGCCTATTGAAATCAATCACTTGTCGCATCTTATTTGAATACTCTAAGGTCGACCATCAAGATTGGTTTTAATAGAATAACGTTTATAAACAGGTGCAACAGAATTAGTAACTATATAATTCAAATTTGTATCATGAATTGAagcgaataaattttaattaaatattgttgaaaactggatggccaagtggctagagaactttactatgaagcttgaggtcccgggttcgattccccggccggggcagatatttgtatgaataatactattgtttgttctcgagtctttgatctttaatatgtatttaagtttgtatttatctatataagtatgtttatccgttgcctagtatccatagtacaagctttgctaagtttgggactaggtcaattggtgtcaaggatcccatgatattttttatttatcctactaatattataaatgtgaaagtttgtgagtgagtgagtttgtaagtgagtatgtttgttacttcttcacgctgaaacggctgaactaatttggatgaaatttggcaaaaagttagtttataacctggattaaaacatagaacactttttattccgattttccacgggatagggataaaatctcgatcatatttcatacattttacttgccccgatatcgtatcggacCGTATAATCTAAAAACGCTCTCAGAGATACTTGTTGCACCTGTTTAGTGACATCAGATACAAATAGCGAGTATATATTTGATAACTTTTGTACGCCGATAACTATTTAGCACGTAAGGTATGTACTCGATAAATTGGAACGTAAATACATTGTACTTTGTTGACTATCAGTTTAATattaacttatatttatataacGATACAGGTTAGTATTACGTCGTGAATATACCATGTTTTCATTattggcgttttttttttacctttttggggttccgtagaTCAGTAAGTAAAAACGGAAGCCATTGCATTGGATCTTTCTTTCGTAACAGTTTTTACGATCCCATTATGTGAACGGTAGTGCTGAGGCTATGCCGATTGGTTTTACGTATACTTATCTGCTTACACAACTCGTATGTACTTGACTACAGTACAGTCGTGAGTAAAATATAGTAAGTACTTTCATAAGATAAACTTTATGGCATGGTAAGTATTTTCCTCCCTTCTGGGATAATACCAGGGATCATGATGAAGTCTCGAAAACTCGAACGCTGTGTTTAGAGACATTTAATTCAGCACAGTTATTTTTGgtgtaacgtcaatgaagaccacgatatactttttagggttccgtagtcaacaaGGACATTTGAGggcagattttttgccgctaagtatagtttcgccatgtctgtctgtccgtggctaagctcagagaccgttagtattagaaagttgtaatttagCATGACTATACGTATCAGTCACGGCAATAAAgtggtaaaagaaaaaaaactaaaaaagaaaaaaaattagagtacctcccatagacgtaaagtgggggtgtttttttttatctcgacTAACTTtattagtgtggggtatcaatggataggtcttttaaaaccatttttcgattcagtgatctgtttgcgaaatatgcaactttaaagtgcaaattttcattacaatcgagcgtcccctctcTAAAACCGAAACTGTtgcgtggaaaaatttaaaaaaaaacaggattgtACCTAGTAATTAtatctttaaataataaataaataaatatcatgggacacttgacaccaattgacctagtcccaaactaagcaaagcttgtactatggatactaggcaacggataaacatacttatatagataaatacatacttaaatacatattaaacacccaagacccgagaacaaacattcgaattattcatacaaatatctgccccggccgggaatcgaacccgggaccttttaagtaaaattataacggataagattgcttgagaattattagtagtttaagagtaaatagtagcctaaggttatatggtacctaaacttggaagattccagcAGGTTGAAGTTGAAACGCTTGAATAATGACTCTTTGTGGTTTTTTGATGGTGTGACGGAGCTAGTATCGACGCATGGCTGACTGTACTTCTCAATATGCGTAATACACAATACCATTTGCGTAAAAATCTAGTGGCAGCTGTTGAAAAAAGTCTATGAAAGACGTTATCAACGCCATTGTGTGATTCTGTGACCAGAGGGATATACTGCTTTACTAGTCTTACTACATACCGAGTTCCCAATGCGTCTACATGGAATTcctcattttaatatttattttaaacctaATGCAATCCCAGGGGAAATTTTGCGAGAAAACTAAGACGCCTTTCGAACTGGGAGAGTGGAATGGGAGTCTTAAGCACATGGACTCAGCCACGATTGAGAACAAACCGGTGTTTGCCACTGAGGGTCAAGTTTACGTATATGAAAATACGTTTCCAGGATACACTATAAGGTAATTTAAAGTATTATTGTAAAGAGAAATGATTTGATGCTGCGTTTATTTACTTATAGGTAGGTTttatctttcatcatcatcatctcagcctatatacgtcccactgctgggcacaggcctcctctcagaacaagaggggttttatctttacatagtataaaatagtCACTTCCTGCCATCTTTATGCTTAGATCTTTTCAGCCAGGTCTACCCAGGGAAGTGGTCGATATCGACCCCTCGGGCAGTGGCGTAACTATAGGGTGGCAGGGCTGGCAAAATGCCCCCGACCCAAGAGGCAGCGagcgtagattttttttttacattgtacCTGAGTATTTTAGATAATGGGAAGTCCTGTACAGCAATTCTAAAATTTTAGTGCCGGTATGACGTGGCAGATAATGCAgaggggctaccacgaaactcgaaaatcgaagttcgtcacgcaccgtccctttcacttgcgtattaaatgacataagcgtcagcgggatgggaacatacgaagttcgaggtTTGCACTTCGTAAAGACTTTACAAAAAGGGAAGAGATTCGTTGTAAAGTGTTACTGGTAATAAATTTCAGGTACGTGAACGTCGACAACTTAGCGCAGAGAACCTGTGGGGCCAGTGCGGTACTGAAGAGAGGCGGTGTTGGAACTTCCACGGTGCTGATAGTTCTCCACGCAGCCACCAACCAGGAGATAAGATCTGTGATAGACGTCTGGGGCACCCGTGATGCTGCAAGGAAAAACATCAAAACCATTTTGAAGGACGACGGGCTTATGAAAGACATGAAGTCCCGCTATCTGTTCAAACAGATGAGAGCCGTTAATCATAATTCTAGATTCATTACGTATTGAATggggtcatattttttttaattaatgggtgttttaaaaaaatgcgtaccctttctttttttattttttggaaaaatgtggtttttcctactcagaatcaagagcacaatcgattacgatagtttaaaataatgtacccatttttttcatacaaaattgtatgagtccgttttgtcacgcccatattGAGTaactatatgaaaaaaaaacgtagtaagtgtcatttttataaactatcggaatcgtttgtgctcttgattctacagggctactacgaaacacgaaactcgaagttcgtgtcgtactgtccctctcgctctcgtgttaaatagtattagtgtcagagggaccgcacgacacgaacttcgagtttcatagtagccctgctgagtaggaaaaacatattaattccaaaatttcaaaaaaaagaacATGTACACTTTTTTTGTGAACGCCCTAATCCGTTAGCGATTATTAGAAAATTGaacaggtattttttattttgtcaattaaacaaaagagCTGCCAAGtgagagtcggactcgcgcacgaagggttccgtactattatctattacaacattagacattagcaattAAAAACACGTTGAAGGGGGGGCTcccttagatatttattttattgtttttagta harbors:
- the LOC141440064 gene encoding uncharacterized protein — translated: MEFLILIFILNLMQSQGKFCEKTKTPFELGEWNGSLKHMDSATIENKPVFATEGQVYVYENTFPGYTIRYVNVDNLAQRTCGASAVLKRGGVGTSTVLIVLHAATNQEIRSVIDVWGTRDAARKNIKTILKDDGLMKDMKSRYLFKQMRAVNHNSRFITY